From a region of the Bradyrhizobium diazoefficiens genome:
- the murJ gene encoding murein biosynthesis integral membrane protein MurJ has translation MIRSFLTVSTGTLASRLLGFARDSLIAALLGTGAVADAFLAAFQLVNVVRRLLSEGALNAALIPAWLRIRDRAGEQAAAAFAGRVLGTVSAALIAISLLVALSMPLIITVIAPGFLGSGRLDLAVQNARLMLPYLAFAGPVTVLMGLLNAQGRFALTAFSPLLFNIALIAAIATLLAWHADAHVAAWLLAATVGIAGLLQLLMLLSQRSARLATPLGVSFDKEMRGFFAKAIPGMIASSGPQWLMVAGAIIASATPSAVSWLYFANRLIELPLGIVGVAMGTVLVPELTRAVAGSDREAVAHAESRALELATGLALPAALGLVVLAEPIVRLLFEHGAFGADDSTATAHALMWLALGLPAHVLIKALSPAFYARSDTMTPLLATAKGLAVAVVLAVLLGHFFGASGIAASIAAGAWSSSLSLLRKGTTEFGFSVDATARKRLPRIVLAGAAMGALLWLTVGLVPAESHGFIRVIALCVQIGAAMAVYGLLLQILGAASWREAVNGLKRPA, from the coding sequence ATGATCCGCTCCTTCCTGACCGTCTCGACCGGAACATTGGCCTCGCGGCTCCTGGGCTTCGCCCGCGATTCCCTGATCGCGGCGCTGCTCGGCACCGGCGCGGTGGCGGACGCATTTCTGGCGGCCTTCCAGCTCGTCAATGTGGTGCGCCGCCTGCTCAGCGAGGGAGCGCTGAATGCGGCGCTGATCCCGGCCTGGCTGCGCATCCGGGACCGCGCCGGCGAGCAGGCTGCGGCGGCGTTTGCCGGACGCGTGCTCGGCACGGTCAGCGCGGCACTGATCGCGATCTCGCTCCTGGTCGCTTTGTCGATGCCGCTGATCATCACGGTGATCGCGCCCGGCTTCCTCGGCAGCGGCAGGCTCGATCTTGCGGTTCAGAACGCGCGGCTGATGCTGCCTTATCTTGCCTTCGCCGGACCCGTCACGGTGCTGATGGGCCTGCTGAACGCGCAAGGACGCTTCGCGCTCACGGCATTCTCGCCGCTGCTGTTCAACATCGCGCTGATCGCGGCGATCGCGACGCTGCTCGCGTGGCATGCTGACGCGCACGTCGCCGCCTGGCTGCTGGCGGCCACCGTCGGCATCGCCGGGCTGCTGCAGCTTTTGATGCTGCTCTCGCAGCGAAGCGCGCGCCTTGCGACGCCGCTGGGCGTCAGTTTCGACAAGGAGATGCGCGGCTTCTTCGCCAAGGCCATCCCCGGCATGATCGCAAGCTCCGGCCCGCAATGGCTGATGGTGGCCGGTGCGATCATCGCATCCGCGACGCCCTCCGCGGTGTCCTGGCTCTATTTCGCCAACCGGCTGATCGAGCTGCCGCTCGGCATCGTCGGCGTCGCCATGGGCACCGTGCTCGTGCCGGAACTGACGCGCGCCGTTGCCGGCTCCGACCGCGAGGCGGTGGCGCATGCCGAATCGCGCGCGCTGGAGTTGGCGACCGGGCTGGCGCTGCCCGCCGCGCTCGGCCTGGTCGTGCTGGCCGAGCCGATCGTGCGGCTGCTGTTCGAGCACGGCGCATTCGGCGCGGATGACAGCACGGCGACCGCGCACGCGCTGATGTGGTTGGCGCTGGGTCTGCCGGCGCATGTGCTGATCAAGGCGCTGTCGCCGGCCTTCTATGCCCGCAGCGACACGATGACGCCGCTGCTCGCAACGGCCAAAGGCCTTGCGGTCGCTGTCGTGCTGGCCGTGCTGCTCGGCCATTTTTTCGGCGCGAGCGGGATCGCCGCGAGCATCGCGGCCGGCGCCTGGAGCAGCTCGCTCTCGCTGCTCCGGAAAGGCACGACCGAGTTCGGCTTCTCGGTCGATGCCACTGCCCGCAAGCGGCTGCCGCGGATCGTGCTCGCGGGAGCCGCCATGGGCGCTCTGCTCTGGCTGACCGTTGGTCTCGTGCCCGCCGAGTCCCATGGCTTCATCAGGGTGATCGCGCTGTGCGTGCAGATCGGAGCCGCAATGGCCGTCTATGGTCTGCTTCTGCAAATCCTCGGCGCAGCGTCCTGGCGCGAGGCGGTTAACGGGTTGAAACGGCCCGCCTGA
- a CDS encoding adenosine kinase has protein sequence MADVKYDVLGIGNALFDVLVRTDEAFLARHGMTKGSMSLIDEARAAAIYKDMGPATEVSGGSAANTIVGIGSLGARAAYVGKVKDDQIGKLYIHDIRAAGVAFNTPAAQDGPATGCSYILVTDDGERTMNTYLGAAQDLSPADIDPAEIAGAAIVYLEGYLWDPRNAKDAFVKAAKIAHDARRKVALTLSDSFCVDRYRDEFLSLMRNGTVDIVFANESELHSLYMTSDFDTALKQLRNDVDLGVVTRSEKGCIVVSVEDAVAAPAFPVDKVVDTTGAGDLFAAGFLYGLARNLAYKQCGELGALAAAEVIQHIGARPQVSLKELAQQRGLTA, from the coding sequence ATGGCTGACGTGAAATATGACGTTCTCGGCATCGGCAACGCGCTGTTCGACGTGCTGGTCAGGACCGACGAGGCCTTTTTGGCCAGGCACGGCATGACCAAGGGCAGCATGTCCCTGATCGACGAGGCGCGGGCGGCGGCCATTTACAAGGACATGGGGCCGGCCACGGAAGTCTCGGGCGGTTCGGCCGCCAACACCATCGTTGGCATCGGCAGCCTGGGCGCACGTGCCGCCTATGTCGGCAAGGTCAAGGACGACCAGATCGGCAAGCTCTATATCCATGACATCCGCGCAGCCGGTGTCGCCTTCAACACGCCCGCCGCGCAGGACGGCCCCGCGACGGGGTGCTCCTACATCCTGGTCACCGATGACGGCGAGCGCACCATGAACACTTATCTCGGCGCGGCGCAGGATCTGTCGCCCGCCGACATCGATCCGGCCGAGATCGCCGGCGCAGCGATCGTCTATCTCGAGGGCTATCTCTGGGACCCCAGGAATGCCAAGGACGCCTTCGTCAAGGCGGCCAAGATCGCCCATGATGCCAGGCGCAAGGTGGCGCTGACGCTGTCGGATTCGTTCTGCGTCGACCGCTATCGCGACGAGTTTCTCTCACTGATGCGCAACGGCACCGTCGACATCGTCTTTGCCAACGAGTCCGAGCTGCATTCGCTGTACATGACCTCCGACTTCGACACCGCGCTGAAGCAGTTGCGCAACGACGTCGATCTCGGCGTCGTCACCCGCAGCGAGAAAGGCTGCATCGTGGTGTCGGTGGAAGACGCCGTCGCGGCGCCGGCATTCCCGGTCGACAAGGTGGTCGATACCACCGGCGCCGGCGATCTCTTCGCTGCAGGCTTCCTGTATGGCCTGGCGCGCAATCTTGCGTACAAGCAATGCGGCGAGCTCGGTGCACTTGCGGCAGCCGAGGTGATTCAGCACATCGGCGCCCGCCCGCAGGTGTCGCTGAAGGAGCTGGCGCAGCAGCGCGGGCTGACGGCGTAA